In one window of Eleutherodactylus coqui strain aEleCoq1 chromosome 10, aEleCoq1.hap1, whole genome shotgun sequence DNA:
- the ZBTB22 gene encoding zinc finger and BTB domain-containing protein 22 produces the protein MDTTGPLIHVDFPDVASSLLESLNQQRVEGKLCDVSIHAQGRVFRAHRAVLAASSPYFHDQVLLKGMSCVALPGVVDPGAFEAVLCAAYTGRLTMLADEIVNYLTVGSVLQMWHVVDKCSELLKESRASSSAGSMEGAAGSHGPTPQRPHSGRASENQSPSSSNYFSPREAPPEPCTERSRRRSDVTNEAAAEEASVEEEPSGEEASVASCSSYRRPSIVPQRHWVYVKKERPHQGLLLTCEGEEEEDEEELEEDEEEEQLSISDVRTLNAPEEQVNFCEPSDGMPYEEASGNGPGYPQGPPLLPLDMQGNQLLVLPSGHGAAGQGGTGTSQGEGGKIFLCHCGKAFSHKSMRDRHVNMHLNLRPFDCPVCGKKFKMKHHLTEHMKTHTGVKPYECEVCAKKFMWRDSFMRHRGHCERRHRAGAGGGGSSGQGISDTPSV, from the coding sequence ATGGACACTACTGGACCTCTCATCCATGTGGACTTCCCGGATGTGGCCAGCTCTCTCCTGGAGAGTCTGAACCAGCAGCGAGTAGAAGGGAAGTTGTGCGACGTGTCCATTCACGCACAAGGGCGTGTGTTCCGTGCTCATCGCGCTGTGCTTGCTGCCTCTTCCCCATACTTCCACGATCAAGTGCTGCTGAAAGGCATGAGCTGTGTTGCGTTGCCAGGTGTTGTCGACCCGGGGGCATTCGAAGCCGTTTTATGTGCCGCCTACACAGGCCGCTTGACTATGCTGGCAGACGAGATTGTCAATTACCTGACGGTGGGCAGCGTGCTTCAGATGTGGCATGTTGTGGATAAGTGCTCAGAACTTCTCAAGGAGTCTCGTGCCAGCAGCAGTGCTGGAAGCATGGAAGGGGCAGCAGGCAGTCATGGTCCAACGCCGCAGAGACCTCACTCTGGCAGAGCTAGCGAGAACCAGTCCCCTAGCAGCAGTAACTACTTTAGTCCACGTGAGGCCCCGCCAGAACCGTGCACTGAGAGGAGTAGACGAAGAAGCGATGTCACAAATGAAGCCGCGGCAGAAGAAGCCAGCGTAGAAGAAGAACCATCGGGAGAGGAAGCATCTGTCGCCAGTTGCTCCAGTTACCGAAGGCCCAGCATTGTTCCTCAGAGACACTGGGTGTATGTCAAAAAGGAACGGCCTCACCAGGGTCTGCTGTTGACATGTgaaggggaagaagaagaggatgaGGAAGAGCTTGAGGAAGACGAAGAGGAGGAACAACTGAGTATCAGTGACGTCCGCACTCTGAATGCGCCAGAAGAGCAGGTGAATTTCTGTGAGCCCTCCGATGGCATGCCCTACGAAGAAGCATCAGGCAACGGTCCTGGTTACCCACAGGGACCTCCTCTTTTGCCTCTGGATATGCAAGGAAATCAGTTGCTGGTGCTTCCTTCAGGACATGGTGCGGCTGGGCAAGGTGGGACTGGGACAAGCCAAGGAGAAGGTGGCAAAATATTCCTTTGCCACTGCGGAAAAGCGTTCTCTCACAAAAGTATGCGTGATCGCCATGTCAATATGCATCTCAATCTACGCCCGTTTGATTGccctgtgtgtgggaaaaaattcAAGATGAAGCACCACCTAACGGAACACATGAAGACGCACACCGGAGTCAAACCCTACGAGTGTGAAGTATGTGCCAAAAAGTTTATGTGGAGAGACAGCTTTATGAGACATCGTGGTCACTGTGAGAGACGGCATAGGGCAGGGGCGGGGGGAGGAGGAAGCTCCGGACAAGGGATTAGCGATACACCATCTGTGTAA